A portion of the Rhodococcus pseudokoreensis genome contains these proteins:
- a CDS encoding LytR/AlgR family response regulator transcription factor: MNHTDDRSPDAPLTVLAVDDEKPALDELAFLLRAQDAVGDIRTAGDATTALRILRDGDIDAVFLDINMPGLDGLELAGILANFASPPQVVFVTAHDDRAVAAFDLGAVDYLLKPLREERLAESVRRIVEGRRRRLDAGPPAPTDEVIPVELGGITTLVHRSSVEWVEADGDYARLHTADGSHLVRIPISALETRWADAGFLRVHRSYLVALPRVTGIRTVGTGLVVCLRAHGDHPPVELPVSRRHTRMLKDRLVRAPKQTWTTR; the protein is encoded by the coding sequence GTGAACCACACTGACGACAGGTCCCCGGACGCACCCCTCACCGTGCTGGCCGTCGACGACGAGAAACCCGCCCTCGACGAGTTGGCGTTCCTGCTGCGCGCCCAGGACGCGGTCGGCGACATCCGGACCGCCGGCGACGCCACCACGGCGCTGCGCATCCTCCGGGACGGCGACATCGACGCCGTCTTCCTCGACATCAACATGCCCGGACTCGACGGTCTCGAGCTGGCCGGCATCCTCGCGAACTTCGCGTCCCCGCCGCAGGTGGTGTTCGTGACCGCCCACGACGACCGGGCCGTCGCCGCCTTCGACCTCGGCGCCGTGGACTACCTCCTCAAACCGCTGCGCGAGGAGCGGCTGGCGGAGTCCGTGCGCCGCATCGTCGAGGGCCGCCGCAGGCGCCTCGACGCCGGGCCTCCCGCCCCCACCGACGAGGTGATCCCGGTCGAACTCGGCGGCATCACGACCCTCGTGCACCGATCCTCCGTCGAATGGGTCGAAGCGGACGGCGACTACGCGCGCCTGCACACCGCGGACGGCTCGCATCTCGTCCGCATCCCCATCTCGGCGCTGGAGACGCGCTGGGCGGACGCCGGGTTCCTGCGGGTGCACCGCTCGTACCTCGTCGCGCTGCCGCGGGTCACCGGGATCCGGACCGTCGGCACCGGACTGGTCGTGTGCCTCCGCGCGCACGGCGACCACCCGCCCGTCGAACTGCCGGTCAGCCGCAGGCACACCCGGATGCTCAAGGACCGGCTGGTGCGGGCGCCGAAACAGACGTGGACGACGCGATGA
- a CDS encoding histidine kinase has translation MTGSVVAVVALLVLVPLVTFTAVWLRARRELTTPTERAVHTTLHTASLAARPLRRGLDETSADEAAPHLRQLTGAQALGVFDAAGDLLAWSGPHEAMTEQLRDAAARAVDGERRVLVAYGGLVRGAGDNAVRALIAQPLLIEATGVVGVLGIVTTEDPGPGMLGAVTEVARYACSQIELADLDASRARLDRAEVRALRAQISPHFIYNALNTVASFVRTDPDRARELILEFADFTRYSFRSAGEFTQLADELRNIDRYLTLERARFGDALAVKLQVAPEVLNVVLPFLALQPLVENAVRHGIAAKPDGGTVSIVAADEGTDCVISVEDDGVGMDPELLRSGSLDAVAESSGVKEAAHVGLANVDDRLRAAFGNDYGLVVETAPGAGTKVSMRVPKFRRGIST, from the coding sequence ATGACGGGATCCGTCGTCGCCGTGGTGGCGTTACTCGTCCTCGTTCCCCTCGTCACGTTCACCGCCGTGTGGCTGCGCGCCCGGCGCGAGTTGACGACCCCCACCGAGCGGGCCGTCCACACGACCCTGCACACCGCGTCGCTGGCGGCGCGCCCGTTGCGGCGGGGGCTCGACGAGACGTCGGCGGACGAGGCCGCGCCGCATCTGCGTCAGCTGACCGGCGCGCAGGCGCTGGGCGTCTTCGACGCCGCCGGTGACCTGCTCGCGTGGAGCGGACCGCACGAGGCGATGACCGAACAACTACGCGACGCGGCGGCCCGCGCGGTCGACGGGGAACGCCGGGTGCTCGTCGCCTACGGCGGCCTCGTCCGGGGTGCGGGCGACAACGCCGTCCGCGCGCTGATCGCCCAGCCGCTGCTCATCGAGGCCACCGGCGTGGTCGGTGTGCTCGGCATCGTCACCACCGAAGACCCCGGACCGGGCATGCTCGGCGCCGTCACCGAGGTCGCCCGGTACGCGTGCAGCCAGATCGAACTCGCCGACCTCGACGCGTCCCGCGCCCGCCTCGACCGCGCCGAGGTCCGGGCGCTGCGCGCGCAGATCAGCCCCCATTTCATCTACAACGCGCTGAACACGGTGGCGTCGTTCGTCCGCACCGACCCCGACCGCGCCCGGGAACTGATCCTCGAGTTCGCCGACTTCACCCGGTACTCGTTCCGGTCGGCGGGGGAGTTCACCCAGCTGGCCGACGAACTGCGCAACATCGACCGGTACCTCACCCTCGAGCGTGCCCGGTTCGGCGACGCCCTCGCCGTGAAATTGCAGGTGGCGCCCGAGGTGCTGAACGTGGTGCTGCCGTTCCTCGCGCTGCAACCGCTGGTCGAGAACGCGGTCCGGCACGGCATCGCCGCCAAACCGGACGGCGGCACCGTCAGCATCGTCGCCGCCGACGAGGGCACCGACTGCGTGATCAGCGTCGAGGACGACGGCGTCGGCATGGACCCGGAACTGCTGCGGTCGGGGTCGCTGGACGCGGTGGCCGAATCTTCCGGGGTCAAGGAGGCGGCGCACGTCGGGCTCGCCAACGTCGACGACCGCCTGCGCGCCGCGTTCGGCAACGACTACGGACTGGTGGTGGAGACCGCGCCCGGCGCGGGCACCAAGGTGAGCATGCGCGTCCCGAAGTTCCGGCGGGGGATCTCGACGTGA
- a CDS encoding MmcQ/YjbR family DNA-binding protein, translating to MKKADLERLRALCLALPEATERVSHGEPAWFVRKAPQFATLADRHHDDRVSFWAAAPPGAQQDWMHRDPGRFFVPPYVGGRGWIGVYLDVPQDWDDVADIVEDAYRTVAPKTLIARLDTGE from the coding sequence GTGAAGAAAGCCGACCTCGAACGGCTGCGGGCGCTGTGCCTCGCGCTGCCGGAGGCAACGGAGCGGGTCAGTCACGGCGAACCGGCGTGGTTCGTCCGCAAGGCACCACAGTTCGCGACCCTCGCCGACCGGCACCACGACGACCGGGTGTCGTTCTGGGCCGCGGCCCCGCCGGGCGCACAACAGGATTGGATGCACCGCGACCCCGGCCGGTTCTTCGTCCCGCCGTACGTCGGGGGCCGCGGATGGATCGGGGTGTACCTCGACGTCCCGCAGGACTGGGACGACGTCGCCGACATCGTCGAGGACGCGTACCGCACCGTCGCCCCGAAGACCCTGATCGCCCGACTGGACACCGGCGAATGA
- a CDS encoding cation acetate symporter, translated as MPTDQPIPWLTLAGLAAAAVATVAIGIYGVRLARTTSDFLVASRSVGPRWNAAAISGEYLSAASFLGVAGLIAKYGADALWYPIGFTAGYLGLLLFVAAPLRRSGAYTVPDFAEFRLGSRRLRTLAMLVVAAVCALYLVPQFQGAGLTLNILLGVPSWVGAVVVGVIVIANVVGGGMRSITFVQAFQYWLKLTAVAIPALVLSVYFFNDHHELGAAAPPTVGEQTTVDITTDVVVQVSEPVTVGGSGTIDGVEATGDVRLEPGEHHLGEGTTMTLEAGAPVPVVAGAPADNSDWIAPGWGFGGEHPMYQVYSLILATFLGTLGLPHVLVRFYTNPDGRAARLTSLAVVGLLGVFYLFPTLLGVFARLYVPQLLITGTSDAAVLLLPGSVFSGWAGQLLAALVASGAIAAFLSTSSGLLVSIAGVLSTDVLRGRIRDFRIAAVLAGAVPLALSLAVTSLDLSRTVGLVFAVAASTLCPLLVLGIWWRGLTAVGAGAGMVTGGLVAGCAAGVSVFGGLTADVWNGWPAAMVAYPAAVSVPLAFVTMVLVSKATKRHIPVDLSRIFTRMHAPERLDVGSDREGELRSP; from the coding sequence GTGCCCACCGACCAACCCATTCCCTGGCTGACCCTGGCCGGTCTCGCGGCCGCCGCGGTCGCGACGGTGGCCATCGGCATCTACGGAGTGCGGTTGGCGCGCACCACCTCCGACTTCCTCGTCGCGTCCCGCAGCGTCGGACCGCGGTGGAACGCCGCCGCCATCTCCGGCGAGTACCTTTCCGCCGCATCCTTTCTCGGCGTCGCAGGCCTGATCGCGAAATACGGCGCGGACGCCCTCTGGTACCCGATCGGGTTTACCGCCGGCTACCTCGGGCTGCTGCTGTTCGTCGCCGCACCGCTGCGACGGTCCGGCGCCTACACGGTGCCCGACTTCGCCGAGTTCCGGCTAGGCTCCCGCCGGCTCCGCACCCTCGCGATGCTCGTCGTCGCCGCCGTCTGCGCCCTGTACCTCGTCCCGCAATTCCAGGGTGCAGGACTGACCCTGAACATCCTGCTCGGCGTGCCCAGCTGGGTCGGGGCCGTCGTCGTCGGGGTCATCGTCATCGCCAACGTCGTCGGCGGCGGCATGCGGTCCATCACGTTCGTCCAGGCGTTCCAGTACTGGCTGAAACTCACCGCGGTCGCGATCCCGGCGCTCGTGCTGTCGGTGTACTTCTTCAACGATCACCACGAACTGGGCGCCGCCGCACCGCCCACCGTCGGCGAGCAGACCACCGTCGACATCACCACCGACGTCGTCGTCCAGGTGTCCGAACCGGTGACGGTCGGCGGGTCGGGGACCATCGACGGCGTCGAGGCGACCGGTGACGTCCGGCTCGAACCGGGCGAACACCACCTCGGGGAGGGCACGACGATGACCCTCGAAGCCGGGGCGCCCGTACCCGTGGTCGCCGGCGCACCCGCCGACAACTCCGACTGGATCGCCCCCGGCTGGGGATTCGGCGGCGAACACCCCATGTACCAGGTGTACTCGCTGATCCTCGCCACCTTCCTCGGCACCCTCGGACTGCCGCACGTGCTGGTCCGGTTCTACACCAACCCCGACGGGCGGGCCGCCCGGCTGACATCGCTGGCCGTGGTCGGGTTGCTCGGCGTGTTCTACCTGTTCCCGACGCTGCTCGGGGTGTTCGCGCGGCTGTACGTGCCGCAACTGCTCATCACCGGCACATCCGACGCCGCGGTCCTGCTGCTGCCCGGCTCCGTCTTCTCCGGGTGGGCCGGGCAACTCCTCGCCGCGCTCGTCGCGTCCGGGGCGATCGCCGCGTTCCTGTCCACGTCGTCCGGCCTGCTCGTCAGCATCGCCGGGGTACTCAGCACCGACGTCCTGCGCGGCCGGATCCGGGACTTTCGGATCGCCGCCGTCCTCGCCGGGGCTGTGCCGCTCGCGCTGTCGCTCGCGGTGACGTCGCTGGACCTGTCGCGCACGGTGGGGCTGGTGTTCGCGGTCGCGGCGTCGACCCTCTGCCCGCTGCTCGTCCTCGGCATCTGGTGGCGTGGACTCACCGCGGTCGGGGCCGGTGCCGGGATGGTGACGGGCGGGCTCGTCGCCGGGTGCGCGGCCGGGGTGTCGGTGTTCGGCGGCCTCACCGCCGACGTCTGGAACGGCTGGCCCGCGGCGATGGTCGCCTACCCGGCGGCCGTCAGCGTCCCACTGGCCTTCGTCACGATGGTGCTGGTCAGCAAGGCGACAAAGCGTCACATCCCCGTCGACCTCAGCCGGATCTTCACCCGTATGCACGCCCCCGAACGGCTCGATGTGGGCTCCGACCGCGAGGGGGAGCTCCGCTCCCCGTGA
- a CDS encoding cofactor assembly of complex C subunit B, translated as MSSPERVRVVLAQRRGARIVRTRVEVQEQTAVGDAMIRGLVRTQLVLAIRLALLAACLLCAVPLVMFLFPALSNVSVLGIRLPWVVLGALVYPVLLTTGWIYVRQAERNEQEFTDLVDD; from the coding sequence ATGAGTTCGCCCGAGCGGGTGCGGGTCGTCCTCGCCCAGCGTCGCGGGGCGCGCATCGTCCGCACCCGCGTCGAAGTGCAGGAACAGACCGCGGTCGGGGACGCGATGATCCGCGGGCTCGTCCGCACCCAACTCGTGCTCGCGATCCGGCTGGCGCTTCTCGCGGCGTGCCTGCTGTGCGCGGTGCCGCTCGTGATGTTCCTGTTCCCGGCGCTGTCGAACGTGTCGGTGCTCGGAATCCGGCTGCCGTGGGTGGTCCTCGGCGCGCTCGTGTACCCGGTGCTGCTGACCACCGGCTGGATCTACGTGCGGCAGGCCGAGCGCAACGAGCAGGAATTCACCGACCTGGTGGACGACTGA